A window of Candidatus Vicinibacter proximus contains these coding sequences:
- a CDS encoding UDP-N-acetylmuramate--L-alanine ligase, whose amino-acid sequence MKKVYFLGIGGIGMSALARYFNARGTEVHGYDKTRTPLTVEMESEGMFIHYEDLPLAIPEQLDLVVWTPAISKSLQEFQLLSASGIKMLKRSEVLGKITAENKNIAIAGTHGKTTTSCILTFILVESGVKTSAFLGGIPKNYHSNFIDTGHDWIVEEADEYDRSFLQLFPDIAVIGSLDADHLDIYGDRSKMVSSYLDFAHQIKRPGLLLMSASIQESDLNRFRQLNNVKLLTYGIDSGDVKSKILSIHEGWTTFNYQDEKGNLFNELKLRLPGKHNLQNVTAAIRIAVELGINESAIRKALMSFQGIVRRFEWLFEGNSQVYIDDYAHHPEELRAAIEATKSCYPGRKILGIFQPHLYTRTRDFANDFAKVLDMLDEVILVELYPAREEAIEGIGSQTILDLMELEKKSFVLKRDLIEDLKSRKLDVIITLGAGDLDLMADQIVKILN is encoded by the coding sequence TTGAAAAAAGTTTATTTTCTTGGAATTGGTGGCATTGGGATGAGTGCCCTGGCCAGGTATTTCAATGCGCGCGGTACTGAGGTTCACGGATATGATAAAACCAGAACGCCATTGACGGTTGAAATGGAATCTGAAGGAATGTTTATACATTATGAAGACCTTCCGCTTGCCATTCCTGAGCAATTAGATCTAGTGGTGTGGACACCTGCGATTTCAAAATCACTTCAGGAGTTCCAGTTGCTTTCTGCATCAGGGATTAAAATGTTAAAAAGATCGGAGGTATTGGGTAAAATAACTGCCGAAAATAAGAATATCGCAATTGCCGGAACTCATGGAAAAACAACCACAAGCTGCATTTTAACTTTTATCCTTGTAGAATCAGGCGTAAAAACATCTGCATTTTTAGGAGGCATACCAAAGAATTATCATTCCAATTTTATAGATACGGGACATGATTGGATTGTTGAAGAAGCTGATGAATACGACCGTTCATTTCTTCAATTATTTCCTGATATTGCAGTAATTGGATCCTTGGATGCAGACCATTTAGACATCTATGGGGATAGATCTAAAATGGTATCCAGCTATTTAGATTTTGCTCATCAAATAAAAAGACCGGGCCTCCTTCTGATGTCAGCAAGTATCCAGGAATCAGATTTGAATCGATTCAGGCAATTAAATAATGTTAAACTGTTGACCTACGGAATTGATTCTGGTGATGTAAAAAGTAAAATTTTATCCATCCATGAGGGCTGGACTACATTTAATTATCAGGATGAAAAGGGTAATTTATTTAATGAATTAAAATTAAGATTACCAGGAAAGCATAATTTGCAAAATGTAACAGCTGCCATTCGCATTGCGGTTGAACTCGGAATAAATGAGTCAGCCATTAGAAAAGCATTAATGTCTTTTCAAGGAATAGTCAGAAGATTTGAATGGTTGTTTGAAGGAAATAGTCAGGTGTACATTGATGATTATGCCCACCATCCAGAGGAGTTAAGGGCTGCAATAGAAGCGACAAAGAGTTGTTATCCAGGGAGAAAAATATTGGGAATTTTTCAACCTCATTTATATACAAGGACCAGAGATTTTGCCAATGATTTTGCGAAGGTGCTTGATATGCTGGATGAAGTAATATTAGTAGAACTATATCCGGCTAGAGAAGAAGCCATAGAAGGAATAGGTTCGCAAACCATCCTTGATTTGATGGAATTGGAGAAGAAGAGTTTTGTTCTGAAAAGAGATCTGATTGAAGATTTAAAAAGTAGAAAATTGGATGTGATTATAACATTAGGTGCAGGGGATCTTGACTTGATGGCCGATCAAATTGTTAAAATTCTGAATTGA
- the ftsA gene encoding cell division protein FtsA, producing MESHNNQNPEIIAALDIGTTKVCVVVGKRNILNKIEVLGYGKVSSEGVIRGVVSNIDKTVKAISDAIDLAEKMSRHEIQKVHVGIAGQHIKSLQHQGVLYRNNPQEEITREDVEKLVQDMYKIALPPGDQILHVIPQEFTVDDEEGIMDPVGMSGSRLQSNFHIITGNTSAASNILRCIEKAGLVAESMTLEPLASAESVLSKEEKEAGVVMVDIGGGTTDVTIYNEGIIRYTSVIPIGSNMITKDIKAGCSVTQEQAEKLKVRFGSALSEEIVDNRIITIPGLMGREPKEISEKNLARIIQARVEEIFEYVMWDIHRSGYENKLVAGIVLTGGGSLLKNLELLAEYQTGLAARIGYPTEHLSSHYMDEVSNPMFSTSMGLVFEGMKKMAPVKSEPRKIVPEVFDLVEDNIETTEELERQEGKREGWLGRFVNKGYSSVKEFFEASPDSEF from the coding sequence ATGGAATCACATAATAATCAAAACCCGGAAATTATTGCCGCGCTTGATATTGGCACCACAAAAGTATGTGTGGTCGTTGGAAAGCGAAATATTCTGAACAAAATTGAAGTACTTGGCTATGGCAAAGTGAGTTCAGAGGGGGTGATCAGAGGAGTGGTCTCAAACATTGACAAGACTGTAAAAGCGATTAGTGATGCGATAGATCTTGCAGAGAAAATGAGTCGACATGAGATTCAGAAAGTCCATGTCGGAATCGCAGGTCAGCATATCAAAAGTCTCCAACATCAAGGAGTATTGTACAGAAATAATCCGCAGGAAGAAATTACCCGTGAAGATGTGGAAAAACTAGTCCAGGATATGTATAAAATTGCCTTGCCTCCGGGTGATCAAATTTTACATGTGATACCTCAGGAGTTTACCGTAGATGACGAAGAAGGAATTATGGATCCGGTAGGAATGTCCGGCTCAAGGTTGCAATCCAATTTTCATATAATAACCGGTAACACATCTGCTGCAAGTAATATACTAAGATGTATTGAAAAAGCAGGATTGGTAGCTGAAAGTATGACACTTGAGCCTCTGGCTTCTGCAGAGTCAGTGTTGTCTAAAGAAGAAAAGGAAGCCGGAGTAGTGATGGTTGATATTGGCGGAGGCACCACGGATGTTACCATCTATAATGAAGGCATCATTCGGTACACGTCTGTGATACCTATTGGAAGCAATATGATCACAAAAGATATTAAAGCAGGATGCTCCGTTACTCAAGAACAAGCTGAAAAATTAAAGGTCCGTTTTGGGTCTGCATTAAGCGAGGAGATTGTTGACAATAGGATTATCACAATTCCAGGATTAATGGGTAGAGAGCCAAAGGAAATTTCAGAAAAAAATCTGGCAAGAATTATTCAGGCAAGGGTAGAGGAAATATTTGAATACGTGATGTGGGACATTCACAGAAGTGGTTATGAGAATAAATTAGTTGCCGGAATAGTGCTGACAGGTGGAGGTTCTTTGCTTAAGAATCTTGAACTTTTGGCCGAGTATCAGACTGGATTGGCTGCAAGAATTGGCTATCCAACGGAGCATTTGTCCTCACATTATATGGATGAAGTATCTAATCCAATGTTTTCAACCAGTATGGGACTTGTTTTTGAAGGAATGAAGAAAATGGCTCCAGTAAAATCAGAACCAAGGAAAATAGTTCCTGAAGTATTTGATTTGGTTGAAGACAATATTGAAACTACTGAAGAATTAGAAAGACAAGAAGGAAAACGAGAAGGTTGGTTGGGTAGGTTTGTAAATAAGGGTTATTCTTCCGTTAAAGAATTTTTTGAAGCAAGCCCTGATTCTGAATTTTAA
- the ftsZ gene encoding cell division protein FtsZ, whose amino-acid sequence MNQTSIIKVIGVGGGGTNAVTQMYNLGIRGVDFAVCNTDQQSLDISSVPTKIQLGPLLTVGRGAGNNPEVGRQACLESAEELRRFLEKDTKMLFITAGMGGGTGTGAAPIIAKVARELEILTVGIVTLPFQFEGPRRGRLAFEGLDQLKQNVDSLIVISNNKLREMYGNLSMSCAFSNADNILATAAKGIAEIITVPGYINVDFEDVNFVMKDSGVSIMGSALAKGEDRARKVIESALNSPLLEDNDIRGAKHILLNITTGRNPEITMDEVGEITEYIQQEAGYDTDLIWGSCVDESLEDQISVTLIATGFGQGYKNRSNQEAVKKVVIDLNEDELEIARTDSPESTSAQTVEFEDEFIAPGSKDNGLNTLSFYYQENSPKKEEIKSPEIKSLFNKPLTGNKPLTEGKNLADAENTPAYERRNVRLDRINSSAETTISRTRIFMDEENKLEIREENSFLHDNVD is encoded by the coding sequence ATGAATCAAACCTCTATAATCAAAGTTATCGGAGTCGGAGGAGGGGGGACTAATGCAGTTACTCAGATGTATAATCTGGGCATAAGAGGTGTTGATTTTGCAGTTTGTAACACGGATCAACAAAGTTTAGACATTAGTTCAGTACCCACTAAAATTCAATTGGGCCCATTGCTCACTGTTGGTAGAGGTGCCGGAAATAATCCTGAAGTTGGAAGACAAGCATGTCTTGAATCCGCTGAGGAGCTCCGAAGATTTCTAGAAAAAGATACAAAAATGCTGTTTATTACAGCAGGTATGGGAGGAGGAACAGGTACTGGTGCTGCGCCCATCATTGCAAAGGTTGCCAGGGAACTTGAAATATTAACTGTAGGTATTGTTACTCTCCCATTTCAATTTGAAGGTCCCAGACGCGGTAGATTAGCATTTGAGGGACTTGATCAACTGAAGCAAAATGTTGATTCACTGATTGTGATTTCAAACAATAAGCTTCGCGAGATGTATGGCAACTTATCTATGTCATGCGCCTTTTCCAATGCAGACAATATTTTAGCAACCGCTGCCAAGGGTATAGCTGAAATCATTACAGTCCCAGGCTATATAAATGTCGATTTTGAAGATGTTAATTTTGTAATGAAGGATAGTGGTGTGTCCATCATGGGTAGTGCTTTGGCAAAAGGTGAAGACAGGGCAAGAAAAGTAATTGAGAGCGCTTTAAATTCTCCGTTGCTTGAAGATAATGACATCAGAGGAGCCAAACATATTTTGTTAAACATTACGACTGGAAGAAACCCTGAAATCACGATGGATGAGGTCGGTGAAATAACCGAATACATACAACAAGAAGCAGGTTATGATACCGATTTGATTTGGGGCTCATGTGTAGATGAAAGTCTTGAAGATCAAATTAGTGTGACCTTAATTGCGACTGGTTTTGGTCAGGGTTATAAGAATCGATCAAATCAGGAAGCTGTTAAAAAAGTTGTTATTGATTTAAACGAAGATGAGCTTGAGATTGCAAGGACCGATTCACCCGAATCTACGTCAGCACAAACGGTAGAATTTGAGGATGAGTTTATTGCTCCTGGGTCTAAAGATAATGGGTTAAATACTTTGAGTTTTTATTATCAGGAAAATAGTCCTAAGAAAGAAGAAATTAAATCACCAGAAATAAAATCACTTTTTAATAAGCCATTAACTGGAAACAAACCTTTAACTGAAGGCAAGAATCTTGCTGATGCTGAAAACACACCTGCTTACGAGCGAAGGAACGTAAGGCTAGACAGGATAAATTCTTCTGCGGAAACAACAATTTCCCGCACCAGAATCTTCATGGATGAAGAAAATAAACTTGAAATCCGGGAAGAAAACTCATTCCTTCACGACAATGTTGACTAA